ataaattaaaacgtatATGGGTCATAAAGCTGCAAGAAGCATGTGTTTTTTGAAGGCAGATTAGACAATGGCTGTCTGATCGTAACGGTATTAAATCTGGTTTACATTACTGAATAGCTCGGATTAGCTTTAACCGTTAATtcgaaatgcaaattaaagtGGATTTGCCATCGTTCTCATTCTCATGTAAAATGTATGACAAGTTCAGGAAGAAACAGCAGTATTACTTCTAACTGATTTtagataatcaaataattcatCGATAAGCTTTGCAATTTGCATATTGCTAAATGCCATAATATGGGTACAATTATATACGCAAaagtaatttgtaatatatatataatgagataaaatagatgaaagtgcggtttaattaaatgcattaattaaataaattaatgcagTGCAtcagtaatttataattttgataaaaattgcattgtatGCTGCACTTTTTATGCAGCTTtcacaaaaaacaaaataccaGGTCATGCGAGCTTGTTATTTTCGATTCGTTGCCAGCGCAGCAAAAAGAATTTCAATCTTGTTAATCACGTAAGGGAGTGCAGCATTTTTAGGTATGATAaaacagatataaaatatgatgaaaGAAAACAGAGAGTTTTTACGGTCTCGTATCTCAAGAATCTCGGTTACGAGGGTACTGAGAGAATTTATACCGCGCGTAGAATGATTGTATATAgctaataaaatctaataaaagcTAATAAAATTGAACTAAACCTGTCATGAAGagcattttcattaaaaaaaagcggCTTTGAAAACGGTAATTACAAAATACGGCCATAAAAGCCTAATgcgttatatataatagtcgAATGCTCTCATTGCACCCGATGCATATTTCTCGTTGAATATTTGTAGTCGAACTTTCCGTAACTTGTAAAAAGCCACGGAAATAACATGAAAGTTATCTCGCACGTGACtcttgatttaatttattcaatgaCGCTTATTTCCGTCACACGTTCTCGCTTTGTTTTCGGAACTTTCTGTTACAAGAACGGAATTAGATATATCTCGTAGGAGTGATAAATGCATGTGACGTGAATCATCGAAGTATTTTCGCCCTTTGAGTTTTTTTACCTCTTGAAACTGGTCGTGATTAATAATTGGATTGGGGTAAATCCCTTGTGGACCGATAAGACACGAGATCAAGTGGCCGACACGGGACAATATCCTTCTCTAGCTTTACAAGCTTTACAAGACCTCACGTTCGTTTAGATATAACTCAAGTTTTACTTCAAtctttttagtaaaaattatttaattcgagAGAAAGTCGATCGCGGCGTatacaaagaaagaaaaattaaaggatatcttttgatattgaattttattgagaaatttttaactaaatttttaaataatttttggaattcggtgtacatattttattgtaggaaaaaagaatttaaaaaaatctgttttctACGTATGCAAGAATTCCATTGTttgatttattgaatatatcattaattgaGTGATTGGATTGAATTTATTGGATGAATAACTCGGCGAATAGTACTATAAAAAATgaccaattaaaaaaaatattttctatactcTCTTAATTATAGCATTCCGTAACAAACAAGGGATTGGTTTTTCGATGAAACCTTATATGCAGttcaaaattagtttttttgtAGTGATAAATGGCTTTTAACaatgaaaatatcaaaatgaatgaaattcgatataaatatacaaagatatatatatatatatatatatatatatatatatatatatatagatatatatatttttttaaacaattattcacATACATGTTAAATCGATGTGTTGCGTAAAAGAAAATACTGTATCATACGAATTTCACGATTAACTCTCCTTTCGCTTGCTTTATGCCGATGTAGCGATATATATTCGTTTTGTcagattatattttgcaaattacaaatttttaatattgtttgatAGTAatgcaagtaaaattaaaattaatgaagttaatattttaacggaACATTATTGTTCGcgcgttataatattattctcgCATCCATTATGTACCTTTTTACATTGTTAACATAAGTAAAAGTTATGACTTGCCTTTCGATTTGAAATTCATTCCGATGCGCGAAACTTTTTCCATAACTAAAAATCGTGCGCGAGCGATAAAACGAAATACTTTTTTAGTGTTGGTCGTAGTAAAAGTTGAACTGGAGAGTGTGTCTAATAGTTAAATTAGTTgaacgaagaaaaatatttgatcaaGAAATAATCTAGACTGCAGAGTAGTgttgaaaaaaagtttattaaacatCTTTGCGCAAcgcctatctatatataaaGTCAGTTAAATCTTATtctattttgttacatatctCGCAACGCGAAGAGCTTTCGCATTCTTGAATATTTCAGAAGAATGTAGAACACCATGAGattcattttgtttttttttgcgacgacgcgcaatttacatttttgcgcgaataattatcttacaataattatCTTATCGCGAATAATTATCTTACAATGCTGCTGAGCTGTCACGTCCatcttaatacaatttttgcaacgttctatattttgcaatgtaacAAAGCAATGATTGATACTCTTGTATATAGAAAGATGCGTGTCTCTGCaaatatttctgataaataaagaatatatcttacaatttaaatatcatgtAATAGAGGATACAATtgactaaaaataattgttaaacaaaCACAGTTATTCAATTACCATTCAATAATTGGTTTGtcattgatatatttttaacattttgaaaattttatgaaatctgATATTTGTATGAAGAATCATTACTTTATACAGTGTCTTGTTGATGAAACGTTTCCtaaaaaatgctttaaaaCGACAAATGGATTTGAAgagtaagtaaaataaattttttagaacgCTACAGttactgtaatattatacaacatGCTTATACGGAAAACGCCTGCGTTACACGGTAATGGCTCTTCACGAATAATAACATTGAAGTATTATCATAGAAATATGAGTCCTGAAAACAGCAAGAGTGGTTTTAATATGGCAACATGGTCGTGTATTTCACGCTATCATTTAAAAGTTATTCTCTGACAGATTCATAAATCGTGTGCAACAGGTGTATCAAAGATATGCTCGATGAAAGATATGTGAACTACATATGATGTGGcatttatatatgaatttatgtttaatgataattttattaaaaattttcgaacgCTTCgtcaaatacaatttttaaagcactatattttccgatttttttcgcaggaaattataaaaattgaattaaacgCGGTCTATTCTGGCAAACCAcaattactataaaatttcgGGTAGTTCAGTATGTGTgagcattaaatataaaaccgTCTTCCGAAATTACCATAAGTAACGTAAATGAGTAGGCGTTAAGCTAAAATAGCATAACTGTGTTTGTTTTccacataaaattatgtttactgaataaatatactttatagcGCGCTGCGTTAAGCTTGTCTGCGAAAGTGCTTAAAACgctttgtctttttttatgcaggcgtataaaacattattttgaaaattgggttaattattaattttttagaactTGTAATTCTTGCAAAATTGCGAGCATTTATAGCGAATGCGATATTACTATCATTCTTAAAGGGTAAAAActgatgtaaaaatacaattttttaaatatttgcgtcTATTATTTTGAAGTATTTTATCTTCTATCCACGTTAAGGACATACCGATGAGTTATAGATTTAATGATCTACTGCCAACggttaatttcaattttgtagtGTTTTACTTTGTTAAGATATAGAGTAAGTACGTGGCAAATGAGCTTCATTATCTGAAACTTGAAGTTACTCTGTTAGATTTTCGCcagacattaattaatttgtacaaaaacattaataagataatttttttttaattgcgcgAGAACGATCGGTTtgatgaaaatagaaaaataattcgatGCGAAAGACACAACGCGCTTTTTCATGGATATTctgattttcataaattaactGAAACTATAAAAATGAGATCTGATATTTTTGTTAGGCCAAAGATACTTTACACCAGCATTTCACTTTATTCAATTGTAAAGGAAGTTGAGATTGTCCACGCAGGAAGATCTCGATGAGCAATGAGACGCGCCGACACACGCAAGTTCCTTACCACTTCCGCGACAAGCGACCTTATCGAGGGGCGGCTGCCAGGGTATTTTCAGGGAAAAGTCCACCTCGTGAGATTGAAGCAGAGATACATTTGACCGCGTCGCTTCCTCGTATAATCCACACGACCTATACTAGACACGATCTTCCTCTTCCAGCAATCGTACTACCTCTGAAATAATGGTATTTTCTTGTCGTGAAAATGGGAGATACGGGTATAAATGCAATACGGATGTTACCGATAAACGATGTCAtgaatatcttaattattcgaaataattatttgacgtgaataattcaaaaattttctaaattagatTTATCCAAATCTGCAAAGTTTTTTGTTCAGaggtatacaaatataaagaatactttatatcaattttttgtgctttttgttcttttgtattaaaaataagtacatattttaaaatatatttagtaaagGTATTATAAAACTACTTATAAAATCGCAGAATTTGCAGATTTTtgattctttatatattaagaCGGATTATCTGTATATATTAAGACGGATtatctgtatatgtatattcggATTTAatgagataattattatttcgaacaatttaaatattaaattatccgGATATTTGTAACTTTAGCGGGGATATATTTGTTCAAATGCGAAAGtacattgatttatttttcacaaatttatgcGTTCTTCATTGATATTCGCATGggtaaaaaaaacagattatgATAAACAGATTATGGTAAAACAAATTACGACATGCTTACTTGGCGAAATGGATTTTTGCGGAGATGCGAATGGGATAATGCATTTATTcatcgaaagaaaaaaagataggAGATGTGGAGTTCTGTATTTTCTGGAGTATTGTATTTTCGCAGAATTCGAATAGAAATGTTTCGGAGTAAACAGTGCTTATATAGTTTCCATGAAATTCAATCATGTCTGTTGCATCACGTACAATTCGGTTAAGTGCTATACCAATTGCCACAATAGGTATATAACAATGCTCGAATGCTGCCgcgacatttaaaaaaattcgtaaTTATTAGAGAGTGCTGCTGAATCCTTTCGCACCTGTCAATCGAGCATGCATTTATgtgaatgaatatttttcgtGTAGGtcttaattatacaaatcaattaatttttggatttttcaatttctattgCACTGGATAtgctatatataataaaaattaatattgggaattaattattatatattttgaagaacaatttatatattaagtttagtagaataatattataaaattttattgtttaatatcttttaatattataaaatgattatattcgaaaaattatattttaaaatagattctttttcgtataattatatttttatatcttttatgaGTTGATTAGTTCGTTCGGGTGGTATAagttaatgttttttaatactttattcgACAAAAGAATGTcctcaattttcaatatatttgttgGAAATTAACGATGCTATTAATTTTCAGgcaatttaatctttattgtATATTCAATTTGCGTTTGTAATAGCATATGGTGCGTTCCAAAATTTAGTATCGGTTTACATATATAtggataatataatatacgcttcattaattttctatattatatacaaaatattattaaaatattactaatatatatattggctACTGAAGCAAGACTGTGTGATCGTGATAACTTTTGCGTTATCAGTTACCGAGCATATTTTCTCGTAGGATGAATACAATAATTAAGTTTGAGACAATTAGGAATTAGAGTGGGactctaataatttattcgcaAGTTCAGAGAAACATCCGATACGCGGTTAATGTAAATTTAGCATCACGGATATTCCACACTCAAACTTTAACGTGTGGTATGAGAAACTAACGAATGTCCGCGGCGGACCATTATCGATCCCTTGGTGctctttaataatttgttaatcagactaaagagaaaaatgtctttcacgtttattttatttatacatttcgAGCAAGCACGGTGTGAAATTGAACTGATATTAGTTTTGATTTGGCAGAAATCTCATAAAATGATATggtaaaatgtcaaaaaattatgACGTCACGTATTTTTTGTCATTCATCTTAGATTAATTATCAAGATAATTTGATAGAATCTAAGCTGTTATAGTGTCGCGTTAACATGACGGAATCTTGGAAATTATGATTGGTGTTGCAATCGGATCTGTggatgaaaataatgaaacgatCAATTTAGTAGTAATAATGATACCTGATCTGGCGACAAGGGACGCTCTCCCTAGATATACCGTTGAGTCGTTTCCGCTTAATTCGCTGTTATTGCCAGCTTGGCTGACATTTCCGGTGGTTGCCATTGCGATGTCGTTGTGTCTGCAATCTATCCTGAAATAAAACGCACGTTTGTTTTACACGAACGCGTATTCGCAGCAGCGTTTATATCACTCATTAATTCGCGCGATTATTTTCCCGCATCTCGAAATTAAATCAATGAATtctttttgttgaaatattcttaaaaatatattatacgatattTATAAGCAGTGCAATTTTATAACACGCGGAACTTCTATAGGAGTTGTGTAACTTTGAATTTTATGTGCGTTGTCCTGCTTTCAAAAGTACTCCATAGAGCAAATTCTTTTactctcttcttctcttgcGATTTTTGTTGAAGAGCGTCTAAAAGCGCTAGAAAAGCTCAGAGTTCTAGAGAGCATTTCAAAGTAACTGAGCGCGTTAACAAGTTTCAAGCTTGAGAGCACGAGAGCGGCTGTTGCATAATTACAGTCCCTCTAGCCGCGGAGAAGCTCGAAAACTCTTCTATGAATCTTCCACGAAATTAATCTCTTGCTGCGACCGCCAACTGGCACAACTCGTAAAGAGGACAGACTTGTACGGCGGAGCTTCGTCTTACTCAGTCGCCATTACTCAGACGTGATACGAAAATGCGCGCACGGATTCGCCTAGATTTTACCTCCAGCACCGGTGGCAGTCGAAAAGCCCGAGGAACGCCTGGCGAAATTTTCTGTTCATGAAACAGTACGTGATGGGATTGCAGCAGCTGGAGACGTAGGCAAGCAGTTGCACGAGGCTGATGCCGGTGCTACCGACGACCGAGTACACGAAGTCCGGCGCGAAAAGGTACCATGTATTGATTACGTGCAACGGCGCCCAGCACACGAAGAACTCCAGGACTATCACGAAGAGCATCCTGATCACCTGCAACATCGTAGTGAGAGCGTTCAATCCGGGTGCGCCGGGCGCACTGTCTCGACGGTGTTACCGACtggaatttatatttagatgGCGAGTGGTATTGTTTCGACGTACATACATACCGGTGATACGATTGTCATCTAAGGCAAATGCAGTGTGACAAGCGTCCCACGCATGCAATATGCGGGTTTGAGGCGTCCGTATGCCAAATATATAAAGGGTAAACGTAATGCGATTTGCATGCTTTGTATTATTCAAGTATACGGAATGCAAGATCCTTTGggagcgagcgcgcgcgtaGCAAGTGGATAATGGAAGGTTAATATAGCCACGAGGCGCCGATAAAAATCTCACGACCTAGCGTGCACCGCAATAACCGCTTTTTCCTACATTCGCTCCAGATTCCACGATTTCCTAGAAGCGGGACGCCACGAGGTGAACTTACAAACGTGCTTTTCATATGCATGCAAGGCGCACACGtaacattacattaaattGTCGTAACGAAAATTGTCGCTCGCACGGAATTTGGCGCAGTCCAATTCGGTTAGTCAAGCCGCCCGTAAACCACGTACCTTCTTCTTCGCCTCGATGCTCTTTCCCATGTAATTACTGCGTATCACGTGTTGTCTGTTGAGCGGACAGGTTGAGTCTTGATGATCCTCGTTAACGATATCCTTCGTGTCCCGCGTTAAGCAGCCGCTTCCGTTTGCCCGTATCTGAATCCTGGATCCCTGGGACAAATCTGTACCGTGACACTTGCCGGTAAGCACCCTGGAGACCACCGTCCGTGGTAGCCGCACCTTTTTTAGAAAGGGGGAGAAACGCGAAATGTCACGGTTAACCGTTGCACGTGTTGCCCGAATGTTCTCGAGACGGCGGACGACTTAATTCGCAACCGTAATTCTGCAAATTTATCTGACGCCTAACCATTTCGTCGGATTATGAAATCTCAATTAGCCGAGGAAAGTTAATAATACACTAATCGTTCCTTCGAATTATAGTTGGAAATGCAATCTTGTTATATTAACAATGTGGTAATGAATAATTGGGTTCGGTAACAATGCACTGACTGTGagagtaaaattataatattattaattaaaattatctttgtaAATGGCAAGTTTAATTTGCtgttttaactattttaactGTAAATTGATATCGTAGAATTAAATCCTGTCAGTGATAACGTTGAGTTTTTGAATGATTCATAAAAAGGGTATTATGAATATCATtatgaaatatgaaatattaaagaattccACGCAATcctacaatttatttttatctcaagtaattttattttaaacatatttacataataattttttgtatatattatatatagcaatttattatgttagactatataacaattttgtatatattataaatatattagtgaaaaatttatatataaaaactttttctgcaaattattatttagttttgttattataaaaatagtaaaaatattatttatcaacgTCTGTAATCaatgctttttaattttagaattaataatttaaataagaattggaTTTTATGGACTCAATGTTATCACCgtagaattaagaaaatattacgacgattaaaaataaaaataatttaggcaATCAATGTATCTGGCCATTTATCTTCTCGGCAATGCCTCGACAATTCGAGATATCGAGATTGTAAATCTAGATTCCTATTTCAAGGTGATGTTTGCGCAGTATTTTCTCACCCTAGATGGTGCACCTTGAGAAGTGCCTTGCAAGTGTCCCGTGGAAGACGAGAAACCTCGACGCGATCTCGAATTCGGTCTGCGAGCATTACTAAATACCACTGTGGATCTTGCATCGCGATCGTTGTTATTGTTGTAAGTTGAACTCCGCGTCGCATTTGATGCCGTTCTGCCAACTGTAATTCATAATGTTTATACAATCTTCGACCctaatattctgaaaaaaaatattctacataaCTCAtctaattcaaaaattttcaaaaaaatatatatctttccgATGTCGATAAAAAAGTAAGACGAGCACAAAGttcttaaattttctattttaataattatcaattatacattgatattgtattacacatgttatttttgcgaaattttgttgatttatttttcacaaatttttttatcgtacaacgtttgctgaaaataaaatttgcgaaaataaaatgAGATTGATGCACGAAGCAGGAAAATGTTTTTCCAAGGGCAATCGCGACAAGTCGGCGCAGAGCGCTCGACGCGAAAATTGGTATCTGTCATATCTATCTTTGACACATCGAGGTGACACTTCACTTACGTCTCCTGGTGCACGTCGATGACTGTCGTATCTCGAGCTTCAGGCCGCGCCAAAGTTTTATCGCTATCAGCGAATAAGCCAGGCTCATGAGCAACAACGGTATCAACAGCAATGTGCCGTCTAGAAAGAGATTGTACGCCCTCTCGGTGCCGACACTCGGCCACTCCTCGCGGCATTTACGCCTTCCTGAAATCGCCAAGAGATGCGAAAGACTTTTTCGACCGTTTAGTCGTAAAAGGAATCGAGCTGTGTGTAACAGCGAGATGGCATTGCCGTCACATTTCCACTTCTTACACTTTGCCAGCGGAAAACATCCGATGCAGTCggataaaagttaaaataaaaggcAATCCAATTCCGTATTTGTTCACAGAAAATTTAAACGTAATCATTAACTAAATTTGCTAATTAGGAGATTGGAGATTCGTTTCTTTGTTTTGTAGgttgtttttattaacaaatcaAAATCTGATAGATTGGAGTATTATTATGACGCACATTTATACGCGAATTTTACGATTGTACTTATCAGCATCAttctaatagaatttattgctGTAacgttaatattattgtattatatattattatatgtaagcattaatatacaataatataatgaatataacattataatgaatataatcCTTTCACACATATGGCATTGATATTGCTGTGCAATTAATCACCACAATATTGAGCTCAGTAAGTAATATAGAGCATCAATAATATTGATGTTGGGCAACTGATTTTCAATAATACTCCAATATCAAGTTCGAGGAACGTTTGAGCAAGTAATTAATCCCGAAGGAACTACACGCGATGTAATATGCATAGCCATATTGCTGCCCTATGCGCGAAGACATAAATCGGTAATCATATATGGTATACATACGTTCTACTACATGTTC
This genomic window from Linepithema humile isolate Giens D197 chromosome 5, Lhum_UNIL_v1.0, whole genome shotgun sequence contains:
- the LOC105674520 gene encoding cholecystokinin receptor type A-like isoform X2 translates to MSIQGRNLSDNLVSTEYFGASETDDGSPIVTVLPRFSTVTSGIANVTPPINLQSSGQNDLLENLIIPLYGIIFFLSIVGNSLVLITLARNKRMRTVTNVYLLNLAVSDLLLGVFCMPFTLLGQILKNFVFGLTMCKLIPYFQGRRKCREEWPSVGTERAYNLFLDGTLLLIPLLLMSLAYSLIAIKLWRGLKLEIRQSSTCTRRLGRTASNATRSSTYNNNNDRDARSTVVFSNARRPNSRSRRGFSSSTGHLQGTSQGAPSRVRLPRTVVSRVLTGKCHGTDLSQGSRIQIRANGSGCLTRDTKDIVNEDHQDSTCPLNRQHVIRSNYMGKSIEAKKKVIRMLFVIVLEFFVCWAPLHVINTWYLFAPDFVYSVVGSTGISLVQLLAYVSSCCNPITYCFMNRKFRQAFLGLFDCHRCWRIDCRHNDIAMATTGNVSQAGNNSELSGNDSTVYLGRASLVARSEVVRLLEEEDRV
- the LOC105674520 gene encoding cholecystokinin receptor type A-like isoform X1 — encoded protein: MSIQGRNLSDNLVSTEYFGASETDDGSPIVTVLPRFSTVTSGIANVTPPINLQSSGQNDLLENLIIPLYGIIFFLSIVGNSLVLITLARNKRMRTVTNVYLLNLAVSDLLLGVFCMPFTLLGQILKNFVFGLTMCKLIPYFQAVSVSVGVWTLVAISLERYFAICRPLKSRRWQTQFHAYKMIAVVWTLSLTWNAPILVMSQLKNLRGGRRKCREEWPSVGTERAYNLFLDGTLLLIPLLLMSLAYSLIAIKLWRGLKLEIRQSSTCTRRLGRTASNATRSSTYNNNNDRDARSTVVFSNARRPNSRSRRGFSSSTGHLQGTSQGAPSRVRLPRTVVSRVLTGKCHGTDLSQGSRIQIRANGSGCLTRDTKDIVNEDHQDSTCPLNRQHVIRSNYMGKSIEAKKKVIRMLFVIVLEFFVCWAPLHVINTWYLFAPDFVYSVVGSTGISLVQLLAYVSSCCNPITYCFMNRKFRQAFLGLFDCHRCWRIDCRHNDIAMATTGNVSQAGNNSELSGNDSTVYLGRASLVARSEVVRLLEEEDRV